Proteins found in one Malassezia vespertilionis chromosome 5, complete sequence genomic segment:
- a CDS encoding uncharacterized protein (COG:O; EggNog:ENOG503NXN8) produces MSGFEFTDRAQHSLGQSFQQAQDYAHAHLAPLHIALALLNDDTNNSTGAQSTNKESQSLFKSICEKCGVDPRKLQEKLRAALNKIPQQSPAPDDVTLSGATNKVLKQAQNLKSQQRDSFIAQDHLLLALLEDPTIASILKECGLANPELMRNAINQARGGRHIDSKTAEAGYDAIGKYCTNLTEIAAEAKLDPVIGRDDEIRRVVRVLSRRTKNNAVLIGSPGVGKTAVVEGLAQRVVNRDVPPNLLGKIFALDMGSLMAGAKYKGEYEERVKAVLNDIEKMTNDGTPCILFIDEMHLMMAGQGSDNGMDAANLLKPMLARGKLRCIGATTLNEYRQSIEKDAALERRFQQILVEEPTVEDTIAILRGIREKYEVHHGVRIMDAAIVAASQLAKRYLTSRKLPDAAIDLVDEACADVTVSRETVPEPIDTLERRKLRLEIAMHALEREKDPQSKERLAETRKDLQSLEEELLPLKADFEAQKAKGDEVNNVRRKIDELRSKAQDAERRYDLATASDLTYYAIPDLEKRLEHLLEQERKDEEEGRTNAANSVTSENIASIVSRWTGIPVSRMLESERQKLLKLEKILDREVIGQEDAVKAVAQAIRLSRSGLSNQLRPIASFLFCGPSGTGKTLMSKTLATYMFDDPDAMVRIDASEYSEKHSISRLVGAPPGYVGHDQGGVLTEAVRRRPFSIVLIDEIEKAAREFVQLFLQVLDEGRLQDSQGRQVSFRNTIIIMTSNLGSAFINDSSEDDINAETRQLVQGAIAAHFPPEFINRIDSTVIFRKLSRSNVRHIVDVRLKELQKRINDNGRKARLDVTGPAKDWLGSIGYSPTMGARPLTRAIQEQLLHPLSILLLRGEIRNEDAEIRVTFDKDRNGLLVHANHEPIVAADAMDADDVDMEEDGLDPLD; encoded by the coding sequence ATGTCTGGATTTGAATTTACCGATCGAGCGCAACATAGCCTTGGCCAGTCTTTTCAGCAGGCCCAAGACTATGCACACGCTCATCTAGCACCTTTGCATATTGCATTGGCACTGTTGAACGATGATACGAACAACTCTACCGGCGCCCAAAGCACTAATAAAGAGTCGCAGTCGCTTTTCAAGAGCATCTGTGAAAAATGCGGCGTCGATCCACGCAAGCTTCAAGAAAAGCTCCGAGCTGCGTTGAACAAGATTCCACAGCAATCGCCCGCGCCGGATGATGTCACACTCTCTGGCGCGACCAACAAGGTGCTGAAGCAAGCACAGAACCTCAAGTCGCAGCAGCGTGACAGCTTTATTGCGCAGGACCATCTTTTGCTTGCACTCCTTGAAGATCCCACAATTGCATCGATTCTCAAGGAATGTGGCCTTGCTAACCCTGAGCTCATGCGCAACGCTATCAACCAGGCGCGTGGTGGCCGCCATATCGACTCCAAGACTGCAGAGGCAGGCTACGATGCGATAGGCAAGTACTGCACCAACCTTACCGAAATTGCCGCGGAAGCCAAGCTTGATCCTGTAATTGGCCGCGACGACGAAATCCGCCGCGTCGTCCGGGTGCTCTCGCGTCGCACAAAGAACAATGCCGTGCTTATTGGCTCGCCGGGTGTAGGCAAGACTGCGGTTGTCGAaggccttgcgcagcgcgtcgtaAACCGCGACGTACCGCCAAACCTGCTTGGAAAAATCTTTGCTCTCGATATGGGCTCGCTCATGGCCGGCGCCAAGTACAAGGGTGAATACGAAGAGCGTGTCAAGGCCGTGCTCAACGACATTGAGAAAATGACTAACGATGGCACTCCTTGCATTCTCTTTATCGATGAGATGCACCTTATGATGGCCGGCCAAGGCAGCGATAATGGCATGGACGCCGCCAATCTGCTCAAGcccatgcttgcgcgcggcaagttgcgctgcattggCGCGACTACGCTGAACGAATACCGCCAGTCGATTGAAAaggacgccgcgctggagcgtCGTTTCCAGCAAATTCTTGTGGAAGAGCCTACAGTCGAGGACACCATTGCCATTCTCCGTGGTATCCGCGAAAAATACGAAGTTCAccacggcgtgcgcattATGGATGCTGCTATTGTTGCAGCCTCTcagcttgccaagcgctACCTAACTTCACGCAAGCTTCCTGATGCAGCGATTGACTTGGTCGACGAGGCGTGTGCAGACGTGACTGTCTCGCGCGAAACAGTGCCCGAGCCGATTGACACACTAGAGCGCCGAAAGCTGCGTCTCGAGATTGCCATGCATGCcttggagcgcgaaaaagaccCGCAGAGCAAGGAGCGTTTGGCAGAAACAAGAAAAGATCTTCAGTCGCTCGAGGAAGAACTCCTACCCCTCAAGGCCGACTTTGAAGCGCAAAAGGCCAAGGGCGACGAGGTGAAcaatgtgcggcgcaaaattgacgagctgcgcagcaaagccCAGGATGCTGAGCGCCGCTATGATTTAGCGACGGCAAGTGACCTAACCTACTATGCCATCCCTGATCTGGAAAAGCGTCTCGAGCATCTTTTggagcaggagcgcaaggacgaggaagagggCAGGACCAACGCGGCAAACTCGGTTACGAGCGAGAACATTGCGTCGATTGTCAGCCGTTGGACTGGTATACCCGtctcgcgcatgctcgaaaGCGAGCGCCAGAAATTGCTCAAGCTCGAAAAGATCTTGGACCGCGAAGTCATTGGCCAGGAAGATGCCGTGAAGGCAGTCGCCCAAGCCATTCGTCTCTCGCGCAGTGGCCTCTCGAACCAGTTGCGGCCCATTGCAAGCTTTTTGTTCTGCGGTCCTTCGGGTACAGGCAAAACGCTTATGAGCAAGACACTGGCCACGTATATGTTTGACGATCCAGACGCGATGGTCCGCATTGATGCTAGCGAGTACTCGGAGAAGCATAGCATCTCGCGTCTTGTCGGGGCGCCGCCTGGATATGTCGGCCATGATCAGGGCGGTGTCTTAACCGAGGCTGTGCGTCGCCGTCCGTTTTCCATCGTCTTGATTGACGAGATCGAAAAGgctgcgcgcgagtttgtACAGCTCTTCCTCCAGGTCTTGGACGAGGGTCGCTTGCAAGACTCTCAGGGGCGCCAGGTATCGTTCCGCAACACTATTATTATCATGACGAGTAACTTGGGCTCGGCATTTATCAACGATTCGTCCGAGGACGACATCAATGCCGAGACTCGCCAGTTGGTCCAGGGTGCAATTGCCGCCCACTTCCCTCCCGAGTTTATTAACCGCATTGACAGTACGGTCATTTTCCGCAAACTCTCACGGAGCAATGTGCGCCATATTGTTGATGTGCGTCTCAAGGagctgcaaaagcgcaTCAATGATAATGgccgcaaggcgcgtcTTGACGTTACTGGGCCTGCCAAAGACTGGCTCGGAAGCATTGGCTACTCGCCTACCATGGGCGCTCGTCCTTTGACACGCGCCATTCAAGAACAGTTGCTGCACCCACTCAGTATTCTACTTCTCCGTGGCGAGATCCGCAACGAAGATGCCGAGATCCGTGTGACGTTTGACAAGGACCGCAACGGTCTGTTAGTGCACGCAAACCACGAGCCAATCGTTGCCGCAGATGCTATGGACGCGGACGATGTTGACATGGAGGAGGACGGGCTCGACCCTCTAGATTAA
- the SWD1 gene encoding chromatin binding protein (BUSCO:EOG09262XRU; COG:S; EggNog:ENOG503NUJP) has protein sequence MNAQLLNPFARDTPERVGGTLENACANCLAFNGSKGLFAGNYLAVGRTDGLVSVWDLETRTVLRWYGAHVKTVTSVSWSPYNRYLVSSSLDWNVNIFDLATKHGRCVRTLRFDAPVTQAVFSPHTSRLLLVVFESRQGLLVAFPSAQDVSTKPRRIPLGQGTKVHEMISSACFTPDGRWVAAGTTKGGIALFDTQTGALAGDAVSVGASSIRQMGFDATGKHLVVNMNDRTIRTFRVVYRSPDDMEVDVLCSPLELTLRHKFQDLVGRTPWNGIAFSSDAEYVMGGASRDAAHNVYIWDRDSGVLVKILEGPREPLLFAQWHPLQPQIASIASSGDVHLWSTKATEIWSAYAPGFEELEKNVEYEEREDEFDLEDEAVRNRKKRDEETGFVNIFSTGPASDAMIVQSLAPPQLYRAHSNLEAWLGNGPCPTSRFVDDDDQVRFFIPPLLEENVA, from the exons ATGaatgcgcagctgctca ATCCATTTGCAAGGGACACGCCAGAGCGCGTAGGTGGTACATTGGAGAATGCATGCGCGAATTGCCTTGCATTTAACGGAAGCAAGGGGCTGTTCGCAGGAAACTATCTTGCGGTAGGAAGAACCGACGGGCTGGTTTCTGTTTGGGATCTCGAGACGCGCACGGTTCTGCGCTGGTACGGCGCACATGTAAAAACGGTAACGAGTGTGAGCTGGTCGCCGTATAATCGGTACTTGGTCTCGTCGTCGCTCGATTGGAACGTCAACATTTTTGATCTCGCGACGAAGCATGGGCGTTGTGTGCGTACGCTTCGTTTCGACGCGCCCGTAACACAGGCCGTGTTTTCGCCACATACAAGCCGGCTTCTGCTTGTAGTATTTGAATCTCGGCAAGGCCTCCTTGTCGCGTTTCCCTCCGCGCAAGACGTATCCACCAAACCGCGTCGCATACCCCTTGGACAGGGCACGAAAGTGCACGAAATGATTTCCTCGGCGTGCTTTACTCCCGATGGCAGGTGGGTGGCGGCCGGCACAACAAAAGGTGGCATTGCACTATTTGATACCCAAACCGGCGCTCTCGCTGGCGACGCAGTGTCGGTCGGCGCTTCTTCGATTCGGCAGATGGGCTTTGACGCGACAGGCAAGCACCTTGTTGTGAACATGAATGATCGCACGATCCGCACTTTTCGCGTCGTATACCGCAGTCCTGACGACATGGAAGTAGACGTACTGTGCTCCCCGCTTGAGCTCACGCTCCGCCACAAGTTCCAGGATCTGGTGGGCCGTACTCCGTGGAACGGAATTGCATtcagcagcgacgcggagTATGTgatgggcggcgcgtcgcgcgatgcggcgcacaacGTGTATATATGGGATCGCGATagcggcgtgcttgtcAAGATTTTGGAAGGGCCgcgcgagccgctgctTTTTGCCCAATGGCACCCATTGCAGCCGCAGATTGCTTCTATTGCATCCTCGGGCGATGTGCACCTTTGGTCGACCAAGGCTACGGAAATTTGGAGCGCATACGCACCCGGATTCGAGGAGCTCGAAAAGAATGTAGAGtacgaggagcgcgaggatgAATTTGATTTGGAGGACGAGGCCGTACGGAAccgcaaaaagcgcgacgaggaaaCGGGGTTCGTAAACATTTTTTCTACTGGACCTGCGTCGGACGCCATGATTGTGCAGAGCCTGGCGCCCCCGCAGCTCTATCGAGCGCATTCCAACCTGGAAGCGTGGCTGGGAAATGGTCCATGCCCCACAAGTCGCTtcgtcgacgacgacgatcAGGTGCGGTTTTTTATCCCCCCGCTCCTGGAAGAAAATGTTGCGTAG
- a CDS encoding uncharacterized protein (EggNog:ENOG503NV38; COG:E): MSAVLQNTPVEAIPQIVENLRSAFATGKTRSVEYRKKQLKQLYFLIHDNEKAFVEAIRKDLGRPAMETVFGEVISIKNEIVDTVKNLDKWAKPTTVKAGAAYMLHTTQINKDPKGTVLVMGAWNYPITVQIGPMVSAIAAGNTTVLKPSELSANCAQLIADLWPKYMDPETTVVVNGAIDQSTAILDQRFEHIFYTGSGNVGRIVAAKASKWLCPVSLELGGKSPVIIDHTADLKIAAHRVLWAKLYNTGQTCVAPDYILIERSIQDRFAAELVQAAKEYWPSMTKDVRDFGRIVNERHWKRVQSLISQSKGEIVMGGAEYSEESEKFVPLTVLKNVHPDDATMDDEIFGPVLPMVPVDNVREAIDFINARDQPLALYFFTANDATAEYIMTYTRSGSAVRGDMLLQYVINELPFGGTGPSGYGAYHGKHGFDTFSHQRAYVEEPANGILGRVVEAIMSSRYPPYTPRKLALFRYTLSHSAFFGRPKNPNESNTSLDRGVPKQVRTKL; the protein is encoded by the coding sequence ATGTCAGCCGTGCTGCAAAACACACCTGTTGAAGCGATCCCGCAGATCGTTGAGAATCTCCGCTCAGCATTCGCTACCGGAAAGACGCGCAGCGTTGAGTACCGCAAGAAGCAGCTGAAGCAGCTCTACTTCCTGATCCATGACAATGAAAAGGCGTTCGTTGAAGCGATTCGCAAAGATTTGGGTCGCCCCGCGATGGAGACCGTGTTTGGCGAGGTTATCTCGATTAAGAACGAGATTGTGGACACGGTCAAGAACTTGGACAAGTGGGCTAAGCCGACAACGGTCAAGGCTGGCGCTGCATACATGCTACACACTACCCAGATTAACAAGGACCCCAAGGGCACCGTGCTTGTCATGGGTGCGTGGAATTACCCCATCACAGTCCAGATAGGCCCCATGGTTAGTGCAATTGCGGCGGGCAACACGACGGTGCTCAAACCGTCGGAGCTTTCTGCAAACTGTGCGCAGCTCATTGCAGACCTCTGGCCCAAGTACATGGACCCCGAGACGACGGTCGTGGTCAATGGCGCCATCGACCAGTCCACTGCCATTCTCGATCAGCGCTTCGAGCACATCTTTTACACTGGCAGCGGAAACGTCGGTCGCATTGTCGCCGCCAAGGCGTCCAAGTGGCTGTGCCCCGTCTCGCTTGAATTGGGCGGCAAGTCGCCCGTAATTATCGACCATACAGCAGACTTAAAGATTGCTGCACACCGTGTTCTTTGGGCTAAACTGTACAACACTGGACAAACTTGCGTTGCTCCGGACTACATCCTGATTGAGCGCAGCATCCAGGATCGGTTTGCCGCGGAGCTCGTCCAAGCCGCCAAGGAATACTGGCCGTCGATGACCAAGGACGTGCGCGACTTTGGTCGCATCGTGAACGAACGCCACTGGAAGCGTGTACAGAGCCTGATTTCGCAGAGCAAAGGTGAGATTGTAATGGGCGGTGCAGAGTACAGTGAGGAAAGCGAGAAGTTTGTTCCTTTGACGGTGCTGAAGAATGTGCACCCTGACGATGCAACGATGGATGATGAGATCTTTGGTCCTGTGCTTCCCATGGTCCCTGTCGAcaatgtgcgcgaggcgatCGACTTTatcaatgcgcgcgaccaGCCGCTTGCGCTTTACTTTTTTACTGCTAATGACGCCACGGCAGAGTATATTATGACGTACACGCGCTCTGGCTCTGCTGTGCGCGGTGATATGCTGCTCCAGTACGTGATTAACGAACTGCCGTTTGGTGGTACCGGTCCCTCTGGCTACGGTGCATACCACGGCAAGCACGGGTTCGACACCTTTAGCCACCAGCGTGCGTACGTTGAAGAGCCTGCGAATGGTATTCTTGGCCGTGTTGTAGAGGCCATCATGTCTTCGAGGTACCCCCCGTACACACCGCGGAAGCTCGCTCTCTTCCGCTACACGCTCTCGCACTCTGCCTTCTTTGGCCGTCCCAAGAACCCCAATGAATCGAACACCTCGCTcgaccgcggcgtgccgaaaCAAGTACGTACTAAGCTGTAA
- a CDS encoding uncharacterized protein (COG:S; EggNog:ENOG503P3M5), with protein MHRLDGQAPLASARSSRAGSTRPQHAHGLNGAAQLAEERALGESQSEEATTTRTSASESEERTPAAVASEIRERLSLAAERRREGAAQQAAPQNTARTARGGDEPRPQGARALPPVPPVAAVGRPAPRVRGAHAAPARSQTEMPSARLRASASREAAFARLQEQVQDIERAMNDTTPSPPIEQHAAPREDARQDTAPAAPAQERSEQPARTRRRESRRNRRSNTLLATLSQHTHAGPGALLPSLYGYFSDEPAPTALRPAAGARAAQSGDGQAHVNTNAPARMHPDVAERILASGPSISNIEPAANVLLTPGAGARVHAAKLRNRHVQPGSVAYAPGVLSNIADTSPAHDAQLSRRFEENAVLSFLWRLDNSTQFLGELRKGEKKHEGWNMRPLFGNEQWLLSLAAVPDHTLTVHLTNLAMPSVPFSAALSAQVMFGIRAPSQLLRMPRMLESEYLWRVFLPYTFSQDNTTLSSPEIPNLDELLSDPMICASDAFELVVQVACGPSVLPERSAEPQSSIRLPFETSDTVNVPRSLVQSLGNFVDDASTGDLMIIVREKGIQQLPSKELAESVGLTSFVQPWPTGTPMPTNELDEPAMFVRDRVLWAHSAILRARSEFFATMLDSSFSESLQHDTSTNGGRTHDAFRRPYRVLRIPDADYVSMYWLLRYLYTEDVQLLKKEDIQAVTLDDHWILGQESSSTKPDWKWRSIEMPSGLDDSMGDEELSFSRYSQSIARTPMQVGATSNPVLSDMYNARHVEVAMGSDGGTLQYKTEKSERVMPRSQSGMLSSTVPSQNKSDPHPHPPMLPVSPASALSMYRLAHRYNILPLCDITNAHIIAQLTPENATNYLLCTALFDQLQFSIQTYICAYTPC; from the coding sequence ATGCACCGTTTGGACGGCCAGGCGCCGCTTGCGAGCGCACGTAGCTCGCGTGCAGGATCAACTAGGCCGCAACATGCACATGGCCTTAACGGTGCTGCTCAACTGGCGGAagagcgtgcgctgggcgagaGCCAGTCTGAGGAGGCCACGACAACGCGCACGTCTGCGTCGGAGAGCGAGGAGCGCACCCCGGCCGCAGTTGCCTCGGAAATACGCGAGCGGCTTTCGCTCGCAGCGGAGCGCAGACGCGAAGGCGCAGCACAACAAGCCGCGCCACAGAATacagcgcgcacggcgcgaggGGGCGACGAGCCGAGgccgcaaggcgcacgcgcacttCCTCCAGTGCCACCCGTGGCTGCTGTAGGGCGCCCGGCACCTCGCGTGCGTGGTGCACACGCGGCGCCTGCCAGAAGCCAAACCGAgatgcccagcgcgcggctgcgGGCGTCTGCTTCGCGCGAGGCCGCGTTTGCTCGCCTGCAAGAGCAGGTCCAGGATATCGAGCGTGCGATGAACGATAcgacgccatcgccgcccATTGAAcagcatgcagcgccgcgcgaagatgcgcgacaagacactgcgcccgctgcgcccgCACAAGAGCGTTCCGAGCAGCCTGCACGTACGCGACGACGCGAATCGCGCCGGAATCGGCGCTCCAATACCTTACTTGCTACACTTTCGCAGCACACTCACGCAGGtcccggcgcgctgctgccctCACTGTACGGCTACTTTTCTGATGAGCCTGCACCtacagcgctgcgccccgCTGCTGGCGCACGAGCCGCACAGTCCGGCGACGGACAAGCGCACGTCAACACAAACGCACCTGCGCGTATGCACCCCGACGTTGCCGAACGCATTCTTGCGAGCGGTCCGAGCATTTCCAACATTGAGCCCGCTGCGAATGTGCTGCTCACGCCCGGCGCTGGAGCCCGTGTGCACGCTGCCAAGCTGCGTAACAGGCATGTCCAGCCCGGCTCTGTAGCCTACGCACCTGGTGTGCTATCCAACATTGCTGACACGTCCcccgcgcacgacgcgcaaCTATCACGTCGGTTCGAAGAAAATGCAGTGCTTTCTTTTTTGTGGCGTCTCGACAACAGCACACAGTTTTTaggcgagctgcgcaagggCGAAAAGAAGCACGAAGGATGGAATATGCGCCCGTTATTTGGCAACGAGCAGTGGCTCCTGTCTCTTGCAGCAGTGCCAGACCACACGCTCACGGTCCATCTCACGAACCTTGCGATGCCTTCCGTCCCATTTTCTGCCGCACTTTCGGCGCAGGTCATGTTTGGCATTCGTGCGCCTTCGCAGCTGCTCcgcatgccgcgcatgctGGAGTCTGAGTACCTTTGGCGCGTGTTTCTCCCGTACACATTTTCCCAGGACAACACCACCCTTTCCTCCCCTGAAATCCCAAACTTGGATGAGCTTTTGAGTGACCCAATGATTTGCGCAAGCGATGCATTTGAGCTGGTCGTCCAAGTTGCGTGCGGCCCCTCGGTCCTgcccgagcgcagcgccgagccacAAAGCTCGATTCGCCTGCCATTTGAAACGAGCGATACGGTGaatgtgccgcgctccttggTCCAGTCTTTGGGCAACTTTGTTGACGATGCGAGCACTGGCGACTTGATGATTAttgtgcgcgaaaaaggcATCCAGCAGCTTCCTTCGAAAGAGCTCGCGGAGAGTGTGGGCCTCACGTCCTTTGTCCAGCCGTGGCCCACCGGCACGCCGATGCCCACCAACGAGCTCGACGAACCCGCGATGTTTGTGCGCGATCGCGTTCTTTGGGCGCATTCTGCCATTCtccgtgcgcgcagtgaGTTTTTCGCCACGATGCTCGATTCGAGTTTCAGCGAGAGTCTCCAGCACGATACGAGCACGAATGGCGgccgcacgcacgacgcgTTTCGACGCCCGTACCGCGTTCTTCGGATCCCCGACGCGGATTACGTCTCCATGTACTGGCTCCTGCGCTACCTTTACACAGAAGACGTGCAGTTGCTAAAAAAAGAGGATATCCAAGCGGTAACTCTCGACGACCACTGGATTCTCGGCCAAGAATCCAGCTCGACAAAGCCGGATTGGAAatggcgcagcatcgaGATGCCCAGTGGCCTAGACGATTCGATGGGCGATGAGGAACTGAGCTTTTCGCGCTACTCGCAGTCGATTGCGCGGACACCAATGCAGGTTGGCGCGACGTCCAACCCCGTGCTTTCTGACATGTACAATGCACGCCACGTCGAGGTGGCCATGGGCTCTGACGGCGGCACACTGCAGTACAAAACGGAAAAGAGCGAGCGCGTtatgccgcgctcgcagTCTGGCATGCTCTCCAGCACAGTCCCGAGCCAAAACAAGTCGGATCCGCACCCACACCCTCCGATGCTGCCTGTATCGCCGGCGTCGGCATTGTCAATGTACCGCCTGGCCCATCGATACAATATTTTGCCGCTGTGCGACATTACCAATGCACACATTATTGCGCAGCTGACGCCGGAAAATGCGACCAACTACCTCttgtgcaccgcgctcTTCGACCAGCTGCAATTCTCTATCCAAACCTATATTTGTGCGTACACTCCATGCTAA
- a CDS encoding uncharacterized protein (COG:U; EggNog:ENOG503P1NW): MSVVTLEEFLELLNEEQYLDLNKLRNYARHGIQPQVRGEVWLYLLGVLAANKSQEMTTVRSKFLEYESFSKRIPSVEKLIRTEVLRYFRQRFHVHKGSPERFGLSVIRGPRSERGSYGAPKSEAAVLDCLSYPRILPSTQYGLLIMRSNPPLDDTQAVHAQRRLSQIVENVLCAYLNGQIGVQIREEEHTLPETKHDEDYASLQHQIESRMPHAYQWAPQASVVPGTSIVDFHPSLVYLCVPFAMCVRAEAGIYFAFARLMTMIEDYNRVHPLPHRVASFLTLFRTTLPELHTYFEAEEVDLVAVATSWLQHLLAREMQMDDLMRLWDTYFAVPDLLDLHLYVCLAILTNCKDALEDLDRSETTSMLFSLPPLDVDRIISDATNIRLSLENDQLYE, from the exons ATGAGCGTCGTGACGCTGGAAGAGTTCCTCGAG CTCTTAAATGAGGAGCA GTATCTCGATCTAAACAAGCTGCGTAATTATGCTCGGCATGGAATCCAGCCGCAAGTGCGGGGCGAGGTGTGGCTTTACCTGCTAggcgtgcttgctgcgAACAAGAGTCAGGAGATGACAACTGTGCGAAGTAAGTTTTTGGAGTACGAGAGTTTTAGCAAGCGGATCCCCTCGGTCGAAAAGTTGATCCGCACCGAAGTGCTGCGCTACTTTCGCCAGCGCTTCCACGTACACAAAGGCAGCCCCGAGCGCTTCGGCCTCTCTGTCATTCGCGGCCCCCGGTCGGAGCGGGGGAGCTATGGAGCGCCAAAGAGCGAAGCTGCCGTGCTTGATTGTTTGTCCTACCCGCGGATTCTGCCCTCGACGCAGTACGGACTGCTGATCATGCGCTCGAATCCACCCCTGGACGATACGCAGGCGGTGCACGCACAGCGGCGACTCTCGCAAATTGTAGAGAATGTGCTGTGTGCGTATTTGAATGGGCAGATCGGCGTGCAAATACGCGAAGAAGAGCATACACTACCCGAGACCAAGCACGACGAAGACTATGCGTCCCTGCAGCACCAGATCGAGTCACGCATGCCGCACGCCTACCAGTGGGCACCGCAAGCGAGCGTCGTGCCTGGAACAAGCATTGTAGACTTTCACCCCTCGCTCGTGTACCTTTGTGTCCCCTTTGCAATGTGTGTGCGCGCAGAGGCCGGAATTTACTTTGCATTTGCTCGACTTATGACCATGATCG AGGATTACAATCGGGTGCATCCACTGCCGCACCGTGTGGCTTCATTTCTCACTCTTTTTCGCACGACGCTCCCCGAGCTGCACACTTACTTTGAGGCCGAGGAAGTCGACCTGGTCGCTGTGGCCACCAGCTGGCTCCAGCACCTTCTTGCCCGCGAGATGCAAATGGACGATTTGATGCGACTATGGG ATACCTACTTTGCCGTGCCCGACTTGCTCGATCTGCACCTCTACGTGTGCCTTGCGATCTTAACGAATTGCAAGGATGCACTCGAGGATTTGGACCGATCAGAGACGACGAGTATGCTTTTCTCACTACCGCCACTCGATGTCGACCGC ATCATTAGCGACGCGACCAACATCCGCCTGTCCTTAGAAAACGACCAATTGTACGAGTAA